A genomic window from Tolypothrix sp. PCC 7910 includes:
- a CDS encoding Asr1405/Asl0597 family protein — protein sequence MKSFSSEVESKHTLEVNWADRWQVYQRLQELEIPCWCESNQPLQVEITNPLAIIQLWSVMRQFSVSRQDIISSLEKSWLRPYR from the coding sequence TTGAAATCGTTTAGTTCAGAAGTAGAAAGCAAGCACACCTTAGAAGTGAATTGGGCAGATCGTTGGCAAGTTTATCAACGCCTACAGGAATTAGAGATTCCGTGTTGGTGTGAGTCCAACCAACCATTGCAAGTTGAAATTACTAATCCTTTAGCAATAATTCAACTTTGGAGCGTGATGCGCCAGTTCAGTGTTTCCCGTCAAGACATAATTTCGAGTCTGGAGAAAAGCTGGCTACGTCCCTATCGCTGA
- a CDS encoding (2Fe-2S) ferredoxin domain-containing protein: protein MSGSHATEVSDFCIEGRFLDFVIKDGYKLKGLLIGTAEGESYVKLGKHLQYAFDLRLPPGTWLQIVGTRKQEAKSGKITLKAERVMAASPEVSRIHTVTTLTAAPSINKTKEKSPKTKSTILVCQKSDCIKRGGKGLCQALEAALSDRGLEDQVTIKGTGCMKNCKAGPNLVMPDKTRYSRIQAAQVPALMDKHFANNSEKQQPELQKEIVIPVVSNS from the coding sequence ATGAGTGGATCGCACGCTACCGAAGTATCAGATTTTTGCATTGAAGGAAGATTTCTCGATTTTGTTATTAAAGATGGCTATAAGCTCAAAGGCTTGCTCATCGGGACTGCTGAAGGGGAATCTTATGTGAAACTTGGTAAACATTTACAATATGCTTTTGATTTGCGCTTACCGCCTGGTACTTGGCTGCAAATTGTAGGGACAAGAAAGCAAGAAGCAAAAAGTGGCAAAATCACGTTGAAAGCTGAACGCGTGATGGCAGCAAGCCCCGAAGTTTCCCGGATTCATACGGTGACGACATTAACAGCAGCCCCGTCTATTAATAAAACTAAAGAGAAATCTCCTAAAACTAAAAGCACTATTTTGGTTTGCCAAAAATCTGATTGCATAAAACGCGGTGGCAAAGGACTTTGCCAAGCGTTGGAAGCAGCTTTGAGCGATCGCGGTTTGGAAGACCAAGTTACGATTAAAGGTACTGGCTGTATGAAAAACTGCAAAGCCGGGCCTAATCTAGTTATGCCCGATAAAACTCGCTACAGCCGCATTCAAGCTGCACAAGTTCCTGCACTCATGGATAAGCATTTTGCAAATAATAGCGAGAAACAGCAGCCAGAGCTTCAAAAAGAAATAGTTATACCTGTTGTCAGCAATAGTTAG